The Cyclobacteriaceae bacterium genome includes a region encoding these proteins:
- a CDS encoding AI-2E family transporter, translated as MARMHITTTSVTKKLSLLILIVAVLYVGRSLLIPVAIAGLLAMLLLPLSQWLERWKLPKFIAVLCCLLLILALVGTLVWIVSWQVSALIQDIALVRERVSVTVKEVQAFLFNQFGISSERQNDVLFNEQFSVAGIITQALGSMTQLLGEIVLVTAYVFLFLYYRNHLKRFYLQALKPNHRREGYQVLMNITRVSQQYLLGLSKMIGCLWILYGIGFTLIGVKNPIFFAVFCGFCEIIPFIGNITGTSLTLLVSLVQGAELSMLLGILFVYGTIQFIQGWILEPLILGHEVRINPLATVVALVIGGMLWGIAGIFLAIPLVAMFKVTCDHIDSLKAVGFLIGMPSGHKTLRR; from the coding sequence GTGGCACGCATGCACATCACCACCACCTCCGTAACAAAAAAACTTTCCCTTCTCATTCTGATCGTAGCAGTGTTGTACGTTGGGCGTTCGCTGCTCATACCGGTAGCCATTGCCGGTTTGCTTGCCATGCTGCTGCTGCCATTGAGCCAGTGGCTTGAGCGATGGAAGCTACCTAAATTCATCGCGGTCCTCTGTTGTCTGTTATTAATATTGGCATTAGTTGGCACTCTTGTCTGGATAGTAAGCTGGCAAGTGTCGGCCTTAATTCAGGATATTGCGCTCGTCAGGGAACGGGTGTCGGTCACGGTCAAGGAAGTGCAGGCATTTCTTTTTAACCAGTTTGGTATTTCAAGCGAGCGGCAAAATGACGTCCTGTTCAACGAACAGTTCTCGGTTGCGGGAATCATTACGCAGGCGCTGGGGTCGATGACACAACTCCTCGGAGAGATCGTACTGGTAACGGCATATGTATTTTTATTTCTTTATTACCGTAATCATCTAAAGCGATTTTACTTACAGGCTTTAAAGCCGAATCATCGCCGCGAAGGTTATCAGGTGCTCATGAACATCACGCGTGTTTCCCAGCAATATCTTCTTGGATTGAGCAAGATGATTGGCTGCCTGTGGATATTGTATGGGATTGGCTTTACACTGATCGGCGTGAAGAACCCGATCTTCTTTGCTGTCTTTTGTGGCTTTTGCGAGATCATCCCCTTCATAGGTAATATCACCGGTACTTCGTTAACACTGCTCGTATCCCTTGTACAGGGCGCGGAGTTGTCGATGCTCCTGGGAATCCTTTTCGTCTATGGTACGATCCAGTTTATCCAGGGCTGGATCCTGGAACCGTTGATATTGGGCCACGAGGTACGCATCAATCCGCTTGCTACCGTGGTAGCCCTCGTGATCGGTGGAATGCTGTGGGGAATTGCCGGGATTTTTCTGGCCATTCCACTAGTGGCAATGTTTAAGGTGACCTGTGATCACATCGATTCCCTTAAGGCGGTTGGATTTCTTATCGGCATGCCTTCGGGTCATAAGACATTACGTCGTTAA
- a CDS encoding sulfite exporter TauE/SafE family protein yields the protein MNFSFLSYLLLFLLTIIVEILGTIGGFGSSIFFVSIAQLFYDFQTVLALTGLLHVFSNSSKLFLFWNHIDWKLVAWLGISSVVLAIAGAFLTTLITFQYARTVLGIFLIAFSILFLAKPDIKIAPTLFNSVAGGALAGFLAGFVGTGGAIRGLILASFNLKKNLFVGTSAAIDFGVDLSRSIIYLDSDFLENRMLWYLPFLLVASFAGSYLGKQLLEKISQESFRKTLLIIILVMGVLLLVNLDK from the coding sequence ATGAATTTTTCATTCCTCTCCTATCTCTTACTATTCTTGCTGACCATCATTGTAGAAATCCTCGGAACAATTGGAGGCTTTGGATCCTCAATCTTTTTTGTTTCGATCGCACAATTGTTTTATGATTTTCAAACCGTGCTCGCCCTTACCGGACTGTTGCATGTGTTCAGCAACTCCTCCAAACTATTTTTATTCTGGAACCACATTGACTGGAAGCTTGTCGCCTGGCTGGGCATCTCCAGCGTTGTGCTCGCCATTGCAGGAGCCTTTCTCACTACACTCATTACCTTTCAATACGCACGTACAGTGCTTGGAATTTTTCTGATTGCTTTCAGTATTCTTTTCCTGGCAAAGCCCGATATCAAAATTGCCCCGACCTTGTTCAATTCCGTCGCCGGTGGCGCCCTGGCTGGTTTCCTCGCGGGGTTTGTTGGAACCGGTGGCGCGATCCGTGGACTGATCCTGGCATCCTTCAATCTTAAGAAAAATCTTTTTGTCGGCACTTCGGCTGCCATTGATTTTGGCGTCGACCTTTCGCGAAGCATTATTTACTTAGACAGCGATTTCCTGGAGAATCGAATGCTATGGTACTTACCGTTTTTACTGGTTGCATCCTTTGCGGGTAGCTACCTGGGCAAACAACTTCTGGAGAAGATATCCCAGGAAAGCTTTCGAAAGACCCTGCTTATTATCATCCTTGTCATGGGTGTGCTTCTACTGGTAAACCTGGACAAGTAA
- a CDS encoding BON domain-containing protein, which yields MKTNKELQEDVMNELSWDPTLKETSALIGVTANDGVVTLSGYVDSFHKKVSAERAAQRVSGVKVVAEDIEVRLPGRYSKRTDTDIAEGLNNIFKWNSALSEIYLKVRVENGWVYLEGVVDYDYQRRYAGRIAQNLTGVTGVSNDIRLNVTLKANDVRNTIAAAFQRSAAIDSATIKVDVNGSLVTLTGTVRSYLEKLEAERAAWAAPGVFTIKNQIVVEVPVLA from the coding sequence ATGAAAACAAACAAAGAATTACAGGAAGATGTGATGAACGAACTCTCCTGGGATCCAACACTGAAAGAAACCAGTGCCCTGATCGGTGTTACAGCCAACGATGGAGTGGTAACCTTAAGCGGCTATGTCGATTCGTTTCATAAGAAAGTGTCTGCTGAACGTGCTGCCCAGCGGGTCTCCGGTGTTAAAGTGGTAGCCGAGGACATTGAAGTCCGCTTGCCGGGACGCTATTCAAAGCGTACCGATACGGATATCGCCGAGGGTCTCAACAACATTTTCAAATGGAACAGCGCTTTAAGTGAAATTTATCTCAAGGTACGGGTTGAAAATGGATGGGTTTACCTGGAAGGCGTCGTTGACTACGACTATCAGCGTCGGTATGCCGGACGCATCGCGCAGAATTTAACCGGGGTGACCGGAGTGAGCAACGACATCAGGCTCAATGTAACCCTCAAGGCAAACGACGTTCGCAATACGATCGCCGCGGCCTTTCAACGCAGTGCTGCTATCGATTCAGCCACCATAAAGGTCGATGTTAACGGTTCGCTCGTTACCCTCACTGGAACGGTTCGCTCCTATCTTGAAAAACTGGAAGCTGAACGTGCCGCCTGGGCAGCACCCGGCGTGTTTACTATTAAGAATCAAATCGTCGTCGAGGTGCCCGTTCTCGCATAA
- a CDS encoding divalent metal cation transporter produces the protein MEMVKIHDTSLSPSRKATLGRRIKNFFSTLGPGLITGSSDDDPSGIATYSQAGASFGLSTLWTALITFPLMASIQEMCARIGLVTSSGLTGTLKKHYPKSVLYLMVLFSFPAIVLNIGADIAGMGAVANLIVPAVHPGIFSVLFTVMLIVAIVYWPYNKIASTLKYLCIVLLVYLVVPFLTKQDWNMILYNTLVPEIHFNKEYVAILVAVLGTTISPYLFFWQATMESEDLKHQQNVVVDKRLINRMRLDVNFGMLFSNVVMFFIILTTGTVLFNGGINNIETVQQAAEALKPLAGDAAYYLFAIGVIGTGFLAIPVLAGSLSYIISETFDWEEGLDKKFHEARPFYLVVIVSLLMGLAINYIGISPIKALIYSAILYGVTSPVIIAIVMHISNNRAIMGNFTNGKKSNILGTITLILMSAAAFLLFYLALIGEG, from the coding sequence ATGGAAATGGTTAAGATCCATGACACGTCGTTATCACCTTCCAGGAAAGCAACACTGGGACGCAGGATAAAAAATTTCTTTTCAACCCTTGGGCCAGGTCTTATTACCGGCTCCAGTGATGATGATCCTTCCGGCATCGCCACTTATTCACAGGCGGGTGCAAGCTTTGGCCTATCAACACTCTGGACAGCACTCATCACCTTTCCATTAATGGCCTCGATACAGGAAATGTGCGCGCGGATCGGGCTTGTCACCTCCTCGGGACTTACCGGTACCTTGAAAAAACATTACCCAAAATCTGTTTTGTACCTGATGGTATTATTTAGCTTTCCCGCGATCGTACTCAACATTGGAGCGGATATCGCTGGCATGGGCGCTGTCGCCAACTTGATTGTTCCAGCAGTACATCCCGGGATTTTTAGTGTCCTTTTTACGGTTATGCTTATAGTCGCGATTGTCTACTGGCCTTATAACAAAATCGCAAGCACACTAAAATATCTTTGCATTGTCTTACTGGTTTACCTTGTTGTTCCATTCTTGACTAAGCAGGACTGGAATATGATCCTCTACAATACACTGGTTCCTGAAATTCATTTCAACAAAGAATATGTAGCCATCCTGGTAGCGGTACTCGGCACCACCATCTCACCTTATTTGTTTTTCTGGCAAGCGACCATGGAATCAGAAGATCTTAAGCATCAGCAAAACGTCGTTGTCGATAAAAGGTTGATCAACAGAATGCGCCTTGACGTAAACTTCGGAATGCTGTTCTCAAACGTGGTCATGTTCTTTATTATCCTTACCACTGGGACCGTCCTTTTCAATGGAGGCATTAACAACATCGAGACCGTTCAGCAGGCGGCAGAAGCGCTCAAACCTCTGGCAGGTGACGCCGCCTACTACCTTTTTGCCATTGGCGTGATCGGCACCGGTTTCCTGGCTATACCGGTGTTGGCCGGATCCCTCTCATACATCATATCTGAGACGTTTGACTGGGAAGAAGGACTTGATAAGAAATTTCATGAAGCCCGCCCCTTCTACCTGGTCGTCATCGTATCTCTTCTCATGGGGCTCGCCATAAATTATATTGGCATAAGCCCTATCAAAGCATTGATCTATTCGGCCATCCTGTACGGAGTTACTTCTCCCGTGATCATCGCTATCGTGATGCATATTTCTAACAACCGCGCGATCATGGGAAATTTCACTAATGGAAAAAAATCAAACATTCTCGGAACGATCACATTAATATTAATGAGCGCCGCGGCGTTTCTGCTGTTTTACCTTGCCTTAATAGGTGAAGGATAG
- a CDS encoding PAS domain S-box protein — translation MPDKKPLEISFVSSDTFREIFQTSAEGIIMVDAVGKILLANPVSEKMFGYEQGTLVGHKLEDLLPERLRVMHLGFRKGFNDAPSPRRMGIGRDLQALRLDGTEFPVEISLSYTRMNDQLLSMAFITDISQRKVAEDRLKKSEEQLIEYAGELEKKVQSRTEALNMTVTKLEKANADLQHEIRIRQEAEEETRKALEKERELNELKSKFVSIASHEFRTPLSSILSSTSLIKQYRDRSEPEKMDKHIERIKSSVQHLTTILNDFLSLGKLEEGRMEIIKEELTLASFFNEMNEEMKPILKANQHLIISNEQGQETFVTDAKILRSILFNLVSNASKYSPEGKDIVIEIKKTKDTIAIDVKDEGIGIPAAEVKHIFDRFFRATNSSTIQGTGLGLNIVKRYVELLEGTIRFSSKEGAGSTFSITLPNQ, via the coding sequence ATGCCTGACAAAAAACCGCTGGAGATATCCTTCGTTTCCAGTGATACGTTCCGTGAAATTTTTCAGACCTCTGCCGAAGGAATTATCATGGTCGATGCCGTCGGAAAAATCCTGCTGGCCAACCCGGTATCGGAAAAAATGTTTGGATACGAACAAGGCACCCTGGTAGGACATAAGCTGGAAGATTTACTCCCGGAACGCCTTCGCGTAATGCACCTTGGGTTCCGTAAAGGTTTTAACGACGCACCCTCACCTCGTCGCATGGGTATTGGACGGGATCTGCAAGCCTTGCGTCTGGATGGAACTGAATTTCCCGTAGAGATCAGTTTGAGTTATACCCGCATGAATGACCAATTGCTGAGCATGGCATTCATCACTGATATCTCACAGCGGAAGGTCGCCGAGGATCGACTTAAAAAAAGCGAAGAACAGTTAATTGAGTACGCCGGTGAACTGGAGAAGAAGGTGCAGTCACGGACCGAGGCATTGAACATGACCGTCACCAAGCTTGAAAAAGCGAATGCGGACCTCCAGCACGAGATACGTATTCGGCAGGAGGCGGAAGAGGAGACCCGCAAAGCCCTGGAGAAAGAACGCGAGCTTAACGAGCTGAAATCAAAATTTGTTTCGATTGCTTCCCATGAGTTTCGAACTCCATTGAGTTCAATCCTTAGCTCGACGTCCCTTATTAAACAATACCGTGATCGCTCCGAGCCGGAAAAGATGGATAAGCATATTGAACGGATCAAGTCTTCGGTGCAGCATCTCACAACCATCCTTAATGATTTCCTGTCGCTTGGTAAGCTTGAGGAAGGGCGCATGGAGATCATAAAAGAAGAGCTTACGCTTGCTTCTTTCTTTAATGAGATGAACGAAGAGATGAAGCCTATTCTGAAGGCCAACCAGCATCTCATCATAAGCAATGAGCAAGGTCAGGAAACGTTTGTCACCGATGCCAAAATATTGCGCAGCATTTTATTCAACCTGGTTTCCAATGCCAGCAAGTATTCCCCGGAAGGAAAGGATATTGTAATTGAGATAAAAAAAACGAAAGACACCATAGCAATCGATGTGAAGGATGAAGGGATTGGTATTCCTGCCGCTGAGGTGAAGCACATCTTTGATCGCTTCTTCCGGGCGACCAACTCATCGACGATCCAGGGAACGGGTCTTGGGCTTAACATCGTGAAGCGCTACGTTGAATTACTAGAAGGAACTATCCGGTTTTCTTCCAAGGAAGGAGCCGGAAGTACGTTTAGCATTACTCTACCTAACCAATAG
- a CDS encoding universal stress protein has product MIDFSESSQKALRWAIKLASDNHARVTVLFCYRLITSTDDRETLHLKRDMEEEASRKFDALQKDLVQNQTFTCDFITEIGFYPFRIEMFLKKRPVGLIVMGNTIVDSFTDYKRMTFDHFLKSVKIPVVVVPS; this is encoded by the coding sequence GTGATCGACTTCTCGGAGTCTTCTCAAAAAGCGTTGCGCTGGGCGATCAAGCTGGCTTCCGATAATCACGCTCGCGTGACCGTGCTTTTTTGTTACCGCCTTATCACTTCCACCGACGACCGGGAAACACTTCACCTCAAGCGCGATATGGAAGAAGAAGCATCGCGGAAGTTTGATGCCCTGCAAAAGGACCTTGTCCAAAACCAGACGTTCACCTGCGACTTCATTACCGAGATCGGATTTTATCCTTTCCGGATTGAAATGTTTTTAAAGAAACGCCCGGTAGGACTGATCGTGATGGGCAACACGATTGTTGATAGCTTTACCGATTACAAACGCATGACCTTCGACCACTTTTTGAAAAGTGTGAAGATCCCGGTGGTGGTAGTTCCATCCTGA
- a CDS encoding L,D-transpeptidase, which translates to MPSHKHILFSILAILLIVLIPLSVNHYKENISSWLQPDTLNTLPSFSKIPVVYHRVDHDIRIKDYFDYLQGVASMADSSLHLDEYVLAHVNPWIMDSLKATDYYERMKRNIFLYDQPVHIILHAGDSILLPDSLAAASIHAKLASTWIDVNIPEFKLRLMQGGDTILICPVRVGRNKEEYLEVAKHVVNLRTPVGEGEIIRIAHLPYIVNPETGKKYERTCRDDGRYTKMPVIPWLEPSINGIRYGTLIHPTSNPNTLGQPFSHGCIGTSETDAWTIYFNSPIGTRVTFRYDLRVINEQGDSVVLKDIYDFKKPKRK; encoded by the coding sequence ATGCCCTCCCATAAACACATCCTGTTCTCGATTCTTGCGATCCTGTTGATTGTATTGATCCCTCTTTCGGTCAATCACTACAAAGAAAATATTTCATCGTGGCTACAACCCGATACACTGAACACGCTCCCTTCTTTTAGTAAGATACCGGTGGTCTATCATCGTGTAGACCACGACATACGGATCAAGGATTACTTTGACTATTTACAAGGTGTTGCATCAATGGCCGACTCATCACTTCACCTGGATGAATACGTTCTGGCACACGTTAATCCGTGGATCATGGATTCACTGAAAGCAACTGACTATTATGAGAGAATGAAACGAAATATATTCCTCTATGACCAGCCTGTTCATATCATTCTTCATGCAGGTGATAGCATCCTTCTCCCCGATAGCCTGGCTGCAGCGTCCATTCACGCAAAGCTGGCTTCTACCTGGATTGACGTGAACATTCCGGAATTCAAACTTCGATTGATGCAGGGAGGCGACACTATATTAATATGTCCTGTGCGCGTGGGTAGAAATAAAGAAGAATACCTCGAAGTGGCCAAGCACGTCGTCAATCTTCGGACACCCGTAGGCGAAGGGGAAATCATCAGGATCGCCCACCTGCCTTACATTGTCAACCCGGAGACAGGAAAAAAATATGAACGGACCTGCCGGGACGATGGGCGCTATACTAAGATGCCTGTGATTCCCTGGCTTGAGCCTTCCATTAATGGCATCCGTTACGGCACCTTGATCCATCCTACCTCTAATCCCAACACCCTCGGTCAGCCTTTCTCCCATGGGTGCATCGGTACCAGCGAAACGGATGCATGGACGATCTATTTCAATTCTCCGATTGGCACCCGCGTTACCTTTCGGTACGATCTTCGTGTGATCAATGAGCAGGGTGACTCCGTGGTGCTCAAAGACATCTATGATTTTAAAAAGCCGAAAAGAAAATGA
- a CDS encoding cation-translocating P-type ATPase: MSYHIKSLEDITAEFNTGSGGIHPASVPERQKQYGRNLLVIKKKKTFLQMLFGQLTDFMIIILIVASVVSGFIGEMTDAYVIIAIVIINTVIGLLQERNAEHALEALEKIVITKASVIRNGETIEIPASELLPGDLVVMEAGNIIPADLRFIEVHALKVDESSLTGESSNVSKITASLPHGDYPLGDRINLGYNGTMVTSGRGTAYVVATGMKTEIGRIASMIQQGNTRTPLQLRLDAFSKRLTIAILLLCIVFFFIGILRGGPWSIVLLTAISLAVAAIPEALPAVSTIVLARGARQLVKQNVLVRKLPAVETLGSITYICSDKTGTLTMNKMEVTELYEPDLGAGYNHYLPGKNLLLTAMALNTDVVSNQHGELTGESTELGLAQFAAAQHYNRSALEKELPRIAELPFDPSRRCMTTLHGTSDGVIAFVKGSVEVLLEKLAHHQDSERSFFQEKANKMASQGYRVLGYAVKRINTHLSNINIGEVEQELTFIGIAAMMDPTREEAKEAIAQCKAAGVTAVMITGDHKLTATSVAERLGIISSEKDLVLEGHELRQLSEQQFMERVEHIRVYARVNPDQKLRIIKALRERHQFIAMTGDGVNDAPALRNADIGIAMGRTGTEVAKEAAHMILLDDNFATIVKAIRQGRRIFDNILKFIKYIMTGNTGEIATLFVASLAGLPIPLLPVHILWVNLLTDGLPGLALSSEPAEENIMQRNPRDPRQGIFSTALTRHIIFYGLLTGAVTLLMQIYTIAHHDSAWQTMTFSVLCFSQLSHLLAIKSGAKSFFQTNHFANKPMMAAIAVTIAAQLMVIYVPGCNAIFKTQPLSLYEMTLVIVFSLVIFAVVEIEKLLRYCFNRSASKR, from the coding sequence ATGAGCTATCACATCAAATCACTGGAAGACATAACCGCAGAGTTTAACACGGGTAGTGGCGGCATTCACCCCGCATCGGTTCCAGAGCGTCAGAAACAATACGGACGAAATCTTCTGGTGATTAAAAAGAAAAAAACATTTCTTCAAATGCTCTTCGGGCAGCTGACGGACTTTATGATCATAATCCTGATCGTGGCCAGTGTTGTCTCGGGCTTTATCGGTGAAATGACCGATGCCTATGTGATCATTGCCATTGTCATTATCAACACTGTCATTGGCCTGCTTCAAGAGCGCAATGCAGAACACGCGCTGGAGGCGCTTGAAAAAATTGTGATCACCAAAGCCAGTGTTATCCGCAACGGTGAGACAATAGAAATTCCTGCCTCTGAATTATTACCGGGTGACCTGGTGGTGATGGAAGCCGGCAACATCATCCCCGCCGACCTCCGTTTTATCGAAGTCCACGCATTGAAAGTTGATGAATCCTCTCTCACCGGGGAATCATCTAACGTCAGCAAGATCACCGCATCCTTACCACACGGCGACTATCCCCTCGGTGACCGTATCAACCTGGGCTACAATGGAACGATGGTTACCAGCGGACGCGGAACGGCCTATGTTGTTGCCACCGGTATGAAAACAGAGATCGGGCGTATCGCCTCAATGATCCAGCAGGGCAACACCCGTACGCCATTACAACTACGACTGGATGCTTTCAGCAAGCGACTGACGATTGCGATCCTGCTGCTTTGCATAGTATTTTTCTTTATTGGAATTCTTCGAGGAGGTCCCTGGTCAATCGTATTGCTCACCGCGATCTCACTGGCTGTTGCCGCCATACCGGAAGCCCTTCCTGCGGTATCCACCATCGTGCTGGCGCGCGGTGCACGGCAACTAGTGAAACAAAACGTACTGGTTCGAAAGCTCCCGGCGGTGGAAACATTGGGATCGATCACCTATATCTGTTCGGACAAGACCGGCACGCTGACCATGAACAAAATGGAAGTGACCGAATTATACGAACCTGATCTTGGCGCAGGATACAATCACTATTTGCCCGGAAAAAATCTTCTGTTGACTGCGATGGCGTTGAATACTGATGTGGTCAGCAACCAACACGGGGAGTTAACCGGCGAATCAACTGAGCTTGGCCTCGCGCAATTTGCCGCGGCTCAACACTATAATCGATCCGCGCTTGAGAAAGAACTTCCACGCATTGCCGAACTTCCTTTTGATCCTTCCCGCAGGTGCATGACCACACTTCACGGGACTTCAGACGGCGTTATCGCCTTTGTCAAAGGATCAGTAGAAGTGCTCCTTGAAAAACTTGCCCACCATCAGGACTCCGAGCGTTCTTTCTTTCAGGAGAAAGCCAACAAGATGGCCTCTCAAGGATATCGTGTCCTGGGTTATGCCGTGAAAAGGATCAACACCCACCTGTCAAACATCAATATAGGTGAGGTTGAACAGGAACTAACCTTCATTGGCATCGCCGCCATGATGGACCCTACCCGTGAAGAAGCAAAAGAAGCGATTGCTCAATGTAAAGCCGCCGGAGTGACCGCCGTCATGATAACAGGTGATCATAAGCTAACGGCAACATCGGTGGCGGAGCGGCTGGGTATCATTTCTTCAGAAAAAGATCTTGTACTGGAAGGACATGAACTTCGTCAACTGTCTGAGCAGCAGTTTATGGAAAGGGTTGAACATATCCGTGTCTATGCGCGCGTGAATCCTGATCAGAAGCTGCGTATCATCAAAGCGTTACGCGAAAGACATCAATTCATTGCCATGACCGGTGATGGGGTGAACGACGCACCGGCACTCCGAAACGCTGACATCGGGATCGCAATGGGACGCACCGGTACGGAAGTGGCCAAAGAAGCCGCACACATGATTCTCCTCGATGATAATTTTGCCACCATCGTGAAGGCAATCCGCCAGGGCCGGCGCATCTTTGATAACATACTCAAGTTTATTAAATACATCATGACGGGTAACACCGGTGAGATCGCCACGTTGTTCGTTGCCTCGCTCGCCGGTCTTCCCATTCCCCTATTGCCCGTTCATATCCTTTGGGTAAATCTTCTCACTGATGGACTACCAGGACTCGCACTTTCTTCCGAGCCTGCCGAAGAAAATATCATGCAGCGAAATCCCCGTGATCCCAGGCAGGGAATATTCTCCACCGCCCTGACGCGCCATATTATTTTTTATGGATTGTTAACCGGAGCCGTAACGCTGCTGATGCAGATCTATACAATCGCTCATCATGATTCCGCCTGGCAAACAATGACTTTCTCGGTGTTGTGCTTCAGCCAGCTCTCTCACCTGTTGGCGATCAAGTCAGGAGCCAAATCATTCTTTCAGACAAATCATTTCGCTAACAAACCGATGATGGCTGCCATCGCGGTAACCATTGCTGCCCAGTTAATGGTGATCTATGTTCCTGGCTGTAACGCAATCTTTAAAACACAACCGCTGTCACTTTATGAAATGACACTGGTGATCGTTTTTTCGCTGGTGATCTTTGCCGTGGTAGAAATAGAAAAGTTGCTGCGATACTGCTTTAATCGCAGTGCATCAAAAAGGTGA
- a CDS encoding universal stress protein, with the protein MKKILIPCDFSKTFTEAFKFGVSFARSVNASITLLHVIDIPPLADPMLGQTFIVDNRIYESLTRQAQQKFEILCKKYAPDMPAINLEVKQGPVAMTIQLYSQTTSFDDIVMGTHGVTGLKEFFVGSNTERVVRFSAIPVFAIRKAREFSSIKHIILPTTFELNQLDFIKELKALQQSLNATIHLLHINRPGQSISEKDFEDYCQFYQLTNITYNIRNAPSEQDGILDFARERKADLIAMATHGRSGLAHLLTGSIAESVVNRLTCPVWTYVLKRTSKKTSKKLYEKELA; encoded by the coding sequence ATGAAAAAAATTCTTATCCCCTGTGATTTTTCCAAAACATTCACCGAAGCGTTTAAGTTTGGAGTCTCATTCGCACGCTCAGTGAACGCAAGCATAACACTGTTACACGTCATTGACATTCCGCCACTCGCTGACCCGATGCTGGGACAAACCTTTATTGTCGACAACCGCATCTACGAATCGTTAACCCGGCAGGCACAGCAGAAATTCGAAATACTCTGCAAAAAATATGCTCCTGACATGCCCGCCATCAACCTCGAGGTAAAACAAGGTCCTGTTGCGATGACCATCCAGCTATATTCCCAAACAACCTCCTTCGACGATATTGTTATGGGTACACATGGGGTTACCGGCCTGAAAGAATTTTTCGTTGGCTCCAATACCGAACGCGTAGTCCGTTTCTCAGCAATACCGGTTTTTGCAATTCGGAAAGCCCGCGAATTCTCTTCCATCAAGCATATCATTTTACCGACCACCTTTGAACTGAATCAGCTGGATTTTATAAAGGAGCTAAAGGCGCTTCAGCAATCACTCAACGCCACGATCCATCTGCTGCACATCAATCGTCCAGGCCAATCGATCAGTGAAAAAGATTTCGAAGACTATTGCCAGTTCTATCAGCTGACCAACATTACTTATAACATCCGCAACGCGCCGAGTGAGCAAGACGGTATCCTGGACTTTGCCCGTGAGCGAAAAGCTGATCTCATTGCAATGGCCACCCATGGAAGAAGCGGATTGGCGCACCTTCTTACCGGCAGCATTGCAGAAAGCGTCGTCAACCGCCTGACCTGCCCGGTATGGACGTATGTGCTGAAACGAACCTCAAAAAAAACCAGCAAGAAACTATATGAAAAAGAGCTGGCATAA